ATTAGGGATcagaaaataattgaaaattactTTAAACagatgttttatttttaaattagattaaaatttttaaatatatatatatatatattatattatataaaatacttTGAGTTAATTGCATCAAATATTCCCAaactattattttcattttaaattggttaataaaCTTTAAATCATTCTAATTACATTCCCAAATTATTGAAGTTATATTGATTAGGTCATTCTTTTACTAAATTAAATTAACTGTTGAATAATGCACCAAATCTttgtaacataatttaaaatgaaaattttaagaaaagatGAATATTGTGAAAATGgttgttttaaaatattagttttgaggtttttaaatttttatagaatCTTTATCGTTTACATTTTTTcaactttattttaattaaaattttttattttaaaagttaagCATCAACGTTCTATTTCTTTAAAAATAGTAACCCTAAATTTAACTACATAAgtcatttaacaattaaattaacaattttaataatGATTGATAGTTAAGGATGTAATTGTAATGCCTTAAAGTTTGAGAATCAATTTAAAGTGAAAGTCATAGGTTAGGGGTGTCGGTACAATTAACTCAAATAAATTTTCTCTAAAAGATTATAAAAGAGTGAAACTGGATTTAGGTTGGTTGAAGTTCTGTGATATTAATTtggttgaatttttaaaaaaaatgaagagaGAGATTATAAGCATtaactataaatatttataagaaattttatataaaaataaaaataaaaattaaatatgattttggttaaaataataaaactaactAGAGATATTTCTAAGTAGGGCTCAATGAGGTTTAAGTATGATATTGATTACATTTTAACCAAGCTAGTCCATAATAGATTGAttacatttaatttttatatattgacatcttaatatttttaatgtttacattataatattatatttcactaccaatttaatttttgtatgtgttttaaattgcataacatataaaaataacataatataatataatatattagaaatttaaaaataagtcGAGGTTGGACCTTGAATGTTTGAGTATAAGCCTGATCTATATTTTAAATGTACTTGTTTTCTTTGCCAAAGCTCATTATTTTAGattaatatttttacttaaatcTTCTAAAGTTGACTTAGAGAAACTTACGATGATTTGGGTCCAAATCTTATTGTTCCTATTTCGTAGATCTATTGTTCTAGATTTATCAAATTACAAAAATACATAAATACCTTCAAAATAATATTCTTTACTTTGTAGAAGGAAGGGGCTTTTGATAATTTTTGAATTGAGTTTAATTCTAGTTGACGAGTGACACCAATTCAGCTAGCCCCTTAATATATATCATAGATAATAACCATGattaaacaaattaaaagatataaaataaCAAATGTTGAAAAGTATTGAGGCATAAGTTGAAATTCTGTTTCatgtatttcaatttctattttctgatataaaatatataaaataacaaaaatactttgaaaaataatataattcTACATCATTTACATCAATaaaccttattttatcatttatgcACGTTTTATTACCTCCCTCAATTATGTATATATGATAAATATCTCTAATGTAATTTAATGCTTTCATTTTAATACCGTACATGTTGAATTTGTTATTATTAATCAGTTTCAAACTAGACTtatcattatttattgtatgttatttttaaaaatattcttaTATTCTAAATAcgtaattttcacacatatacccatgtaataaaatttctaatattaatatgatgtttatatttatatttatacgaTTGAGAGTAAGGGTAAAAAAACAGCCAACATGCAAATTTTTTTCACCCTTTCCTTGTATTTTCAaggtaaagtaaaaataaaaataaaataaaaagttgtcctgcgttttattttattaagataacataaattataaacacaaatttagaatataaatgtatatttaaaaataatatataataaataaaaacatatagtttgaaattaattaatagtAACACATGAATATGTATGatgttaaaatgaaaatatataaattaaagttGTTTATTATAGTATTGTCATCAATCTTAAGTCGGTAAAATTTGATAGAGGTAATAAAGTATGCATAATAAAAATGGAAATGtataagaatattaaaataaaactttagatGATTGGTAAATTAAAGGTTTTATTAACTCaattaatttgagtttaaatcccaccaaatatatatttaaaaaaactaaattacaccgaataatataacttattccAATTACTAAATAGTATTATCGTAATTTTCCTCATTGAATTGGTGACTTAATTGAGGTGACACTAACTTAATAAATAGTATAGCTAAGACTTAAAAACATTGTGTTGATATTATTCAGATTGGTTTTATTGGaagtttataattattaattaagaaAAAGACTGGATTTTTGACTTAGATGCTATAATATGTCGTTCAAGTTATATTTTATTCAAGATGATGATAAAATATTAACCCAAATTTAACACCCATTTCTTTTCTGAACTTGTtttaaattttcatcaaatttatttttttttatagatttaacTAATATTAGTTACATAGTAAACTAtcagttttcaaaattaaccAATTCCAACCATCCAATCCATTTCAACAACAGTGTTTGAAAGCTGAAACCATCCACCAAGTGCCTTACAGGCCACGCTTCTTTCCCCCCTTCCTAAAAAACCAGTATTTAGGGGCTCCATTTTTGCCCACTCCACTTCCTTTTCTTCTTAACACCATCGCCACCACCTTTTCACTTCATATCTTCCATCTCTTTTCCTCTTCCTTTATCCACCTTCTCCCTCACTTTTTGTCCTTTGAGTTTGGATTTTCATTGTTTTATCCATCTTATAAAAACTGGGGTTATCCTTTCTTAATTTGATTCGTATAATTGTTGAAGTCGTCTAAGCTGAGGAGTAAGCGAAGGGTTTTGAAATGGAAAACGTTTCTAGCTTTAGGAACGAAGATGAACAAATGGAACTGCCTCCAGGATTTCGATTCCACCCCACAGATGAAGAGCTGATAACACACTATCTCTCCAAGAAAGTTGTTGACAGCTTCTTCTCTGCTATCGCCATTGGTGAGGTTGATTTGAACAAGTGTGAACCTTGGGATTTGCCTTGTAAGTTTCGAAACTTGTTATTCTCTCTGTTTTTGTTTATTTGGAAGGTGTTTTTTGAATATTGATTTTGATTGCTATATGTATGTTGAAATGAAAGGGAGAGCCAAAATGGGTGAAAAGGAATGGTACTTCTTCTGTGTTAGGGACCGGAAATACCCGACTGGTTTGAGAACAAACAGGGCAACGGATGCCGGTTATTGGAAAGCCACGGGAAAAGATAAAGAGATATTCAAGGGGAAATCACTTGTTGGGATGAAGAAAACTTTGGTTTTCTACAAAGGGAGAGCACCCAAAGGTCAAAAAACCAATTGGGTCATGCATGAATTTCGTTTAGAAGGCCAGTATTCCGTTTACAATCTTCCCAAAACAGCCAAGGTTGTAGAACAAATCATGTCTCTGTTTTCCTCTGTTTCCTTTTTCTAATGGCCACAATATGATGATGTTACTGTTGTCCTTTCCATGGTTAATTGATTCTTGTTTCCTTCTTGCAGAACGAGTGGGTTATTTGTAGAGTATTCCAAAAGAGTCCCAATGGCAAAAAGGTACATATTTCAGGTTTGCCTCCACTAATGGACCCCTCACCGCACACCAGCGAAGCAAGAACGGTGGTGGGCGCCGGCGAGACGTCAAACGTGACCTGCTTCTCCGATCCGATAGAAGACCGTAAAGCAGTGGAAGAAATGATGGACAGCTTCGACACTTCCCTTGTACCTTGTTCATCATCCTCTGTGAATTCTCTTCAAAAGGCTTCCTACACCACCAACCAAATCAAGTCGAACATGGGAAACTTGCAGTACCCGGATTGTTTTTGGATTCAAGAACCGTCCTTATTAAAGACATTAATCCAAAGCCAAGGAGGGCGGTCGAAGCAGAATCTGAAACCAGAGTTTTCCCAGGATTCAACCGTGTCCAACCCTGAAATGATTCAACTTCCTTCATGTTCTGCAGGAGCAATAGACCTGGGTTACTTCTGGGGTTACTAAAATTGAATATTCAAAACcgaaaaaaggaaaaatcaaggGATGTAAATGGATTGAAAGAGTTGGAAGAATATTATTGTCATGTGTGCATAGATAACATTAGTAGGGGAAGTCAAGATAATGATTGTGTTGTAAAAGTAGTTAAAACTCTGTTAAGGTTTTCATTGCCATATTAGGATTTCACTCGATTATCTCATCCCATGCCTTTGTTTTATACACAACTATTGTAATTTCTACCATATTTTAATTCCCATTTAATTCTCCAATATGTTCGAAAATGTGaagcaaaaataattttttttattaaattcagcaacttaaatttgaatgtgtttgagAATTTTATTAGCTAAATGATTCGGAAAATATCATGTGTTGATGTTGAGTCTTTTTGGTAGATTAGTTAGCAAGTTCGTAATTGTTTGCAAGGATTATGTCACGTGTTAGGCCACCAACCAGGGGCCATCAATGATTAAGAACCAATGTCAAAGTGatctaaatttttaaaactcttcaatatttgaatataattgtttaatttttaaagatATAAATTATACACAATTAATCGTGTTTCGTGTTGGTCTAACCAGACATTTGTTGAGAGGGGTGTCCCAAATCTTGCATTACTTGTTTCTTTTACATAACTCTGCTTATATATAATGAAACCTCAACTCGAGCTCAAATATTAGGtaaaggagatttgatggaatcAGTTTTGAGTTTTTCTgtatattgataaatttaatttttgatatttatattttttattttgttaaatttaattattaatttttaaaagagtcaaattattatttttaaccaaaaCATTGATTAAAATATATGATAGCCTACATAGTGATGCATGTGTAGTCCATgctattttttttcattcttatgagctttatatatatatatatatatatatatatatattaattttgaatacttttataattttaaattatcatGTAACATATAAGACAAATAATGTCATGTCAGCATAAAGCACACGTGAACTACCACGGAAATTACCATGCCAACATCATTAAGACAAATAATGTCATGTCAACATGAAACACATATGAACTACCACGCAGATTACGATGCCAACATTGTTAATAATTTAATGTATTAGTTAACATTTCCGTTACAAAAAGAAATTATTTGactttttttgaaagtttaatgactaaatttatctaaaaaaataaagataaaagcgaCAAAATATATAGAATTTGTATTACTTGAATTCAATTCAATCCTATTGCAactttatttatttcaatcaaaTGAATTACTATCTCTTGTTAACATCTTTATGTAGTTAAGGTTCCTACGCAATAAAAATGACCCAAATTTTTAAAGAAGTCCTCCTGAAGTTCATGCATGCAATCTCCAATCTCATAAACTTATTTAGAAATTAGGGTAAGCAATCTCCAAATATAACGAATAGAGCTACAATGGATGAATTAACAGTATTTAGGAGGGGGATGGCATGCTGTAAGTCAATTCCAAATCACTACACTATGAACTCTTG
This is a stretch of genomic DNA from Gossypium arboreum isolate Shixiya-1 chromosome 11, ASM2569848v2, whole genome shotgun sequence. It encodes these proteins:
- the LOC108470824 gene encoding NAC domain-containing protein 92-like, translating into MENVSSFRNEDEQMELPPGFRFHPTDEELITHYLSKKVVDSFFSAIAIGEVDLNKCEPWDLPWRAKMGEKEWYFFCVRDRKYPTGLRTNRATDAGYWKATGKDKEIFKGKSLVGMKKTLVFYKGRAPKGQKTNWVMHEFRLEGQYSVYNLPKTAKNEWVICRVFQKSPNGKKVHISGLPPLMDPSPHTSEARTVVGAGETSNVTCFSDPIEDRKAVEEMMDSFDTSLVPCSSSSVNSLQKASYTTNQIKSNMGNLQYPDCFWIQEPSLLKTLIQSQGGRSKQNLKPEFSQDSTVSNPEMIQLPSCSAGAIDLGYFWGY